GTTGCAAGAGAGGTTAGGGAGGCAATAAGGAGAGGCTGCATACGCAAAGAGGACACGGTATGGGCAACATATGGCATGCCGGCGGTCCCCCTACTAGCGGCATCCTACTTCATAGCCCTGCTAGTCGGAGATAAACCCCTACTAGCACTAGTATCAGCCTAGACGCTTTGAACCGCAGAGCCGAGGAGGGGTGCAGCAGAATTGTCTGAGCCGCTAATGCCTGTATTGTTTGCCCCATGGAGATTCAAGTACATAAAATCGACGGTTGAAGCCGAGAAGCAGGTCTGCATCTTCTGCGAAGCGCCACGAAAACCAGACGATGAAAGCCTCATACTATACCGTGGAAAACATAGCTACGTAATAATGAACCTCTACCCCTACAACACGGGTCACGTAATGGTAGTACCCTATAGGCATGTGGCAAACATAGAAGACCTATCCGACGAAGAACTGCTAGAGATGGCAAGACTAGTCAAACTATCCATAAAAGCCATAAGGGAGGTATATCGGCCCCACGGGTTCAACATAGGCATAAACATTGGCCGTGTAGCAGGCGCCGGTGTAGACAAGCATGTACACATACACATTGTTCCACGCTGGAACGGCGATACAAACTTCATGCCAATAATAGCAGGCGTAAAAGTGGTATCACAAGATGTGAAGGAATCATACAAAATGCTCAAGCCGGCCTTTAACCGTGCAGCCCACGAGCTAGAGAGCTGGAAAGACCCTTCTCAACACCATCAAGATAAAGCCTAATCTCACCTATATGACCCATGATCTCGTCCCTAACCCTTGAGAGGCCGCGCATGCTATGCAGCGCTTCCATACGGTTCCTAACAGCTGCAGCGTACCTAGCGAGAAGCTTAGCCTTCTCAGCATATGCTACAGCAGCATCAAACCCAGCGTCAACAAGCATCTCCAGTACACGCGCAAGCTCAGCCAAGTCGTTCTCAAGTCTTCGGGAGAATAGGCTGGACTCTATAGCTAGTAAGTCGTCCTCGATCTGGGCTAGTAGTTTTATAGCCCTTCTAACGAGTTCTATTGCTTGTTGGCTAGCCTTCCCTAAGCCTGTAGACCATGCGCTTTCTCTCATAGTCTGGCTCCCTAACAACTATATTCTCTCTAACGAGGCTGCTCAAAATTTCTCTTATCTCAAACTTCCTGGCAGACCCAGCAAGCCTCGAGCTAACACCCTCAAATATCTCGTCAAAGGTTAGTGGGCCTCTAGCCTCTTTCAAGACCTCGATTATAGCTCTGGCCACGTCCTCCCGGCCCAACCCAGTTACACCAAACCCCAAGACAGCAGTAGTGCGGGAAAAACGCTATATTGCGGACGCACGTGCCGTAGAACCCTTCCAGGAGAAGGGTGTAGCTATGGGGGACTACGAGCTAGTACTTGTTGAAGAATATGAACTCCTCGGCGAGAAGAGGTACAGATTCCAGCTAAAAGGCACATCAATATTCCTAAACGTCTCAGCAAACAACGTTGAGGAGGCGCGCGAGAAAGCCAGGCGGATGGTTAGGGAGATACAACTAGATGCCCTTCTCCGCTACATAGCTGCACAAACTGAGCAGAAGACGGCCAGTTAAATCTTCTTTGATGGAGCCCGAGCCTTTCTTAGCTCCTCGAACTCCTTTACAACATCCATAGCTGCCCTCCTAAACTCTCTCTCGTCGAGTCTCTCCACGAACAATCTAAAGAACCTCGCCAGGCACGACTTACTATGAAAGGTTAATTCCACGTTAGCCCTCCTAATGATTATGCCTTGCCCCTCCGGGAAAACCCTACCGCATACAACACAAGTATACTTCTTCACCGCCATTGCTCAGCGCCGTAGTAGGGCTTGACGCATAATTATATTAAACCCTATCGCAGCAACACAACCACTCTCTAGGGCTGCATCCTAGACTTTGAGGAGGCAACCTACCAGCCCGAGCAGCCTGCTGGTGTTAGGGTAGTCTCCCGGAAGGCAAGGGTAATGAGCGAGGAGAGGGTGTATATGCAAAGCAGGCTAGAGTTCGAGGGTGCTATGTCGCTACTCCACGAGAAGGTACGGGAGCTAATACGGCTCCGTGGCTGGAGAGAGCTGACTGAGATCCAGGAGAAAGCGATTAAGCCAATACTGGAGGGTCATAATGTATTCATTGTAGCGCCCACTGGTTACGGGAAAACAGAGGCTGCACTACTACCCATACTCTCAAGGATGCTTGAGGAGAGGGTTGAGCCTGTAGCACTCCTCTACATCACCCCGCTGCGTGCACTAATAAATGACATCTATGAACGCATAAGCTGGTGGGCATCACGCTTTGGTTTCATAGTGGCTCGAAAGCATGGTGATGTGCCGCACTCGGAGCGCACTCGGAGGCTACGTCATGCACCACACATCCTAGTCACAACGCCCGAGAGCCTAGAGATAGATCTTGACTGGGCGCCAAAGTTCCGGCAGTATTACCGCAACCTCCGCTGGGTTATAGTTGACGAGGTCCACGAGATAGTTTCCAATAAACGAGGCGTACAGCTAGCAGTTCTACTCGAAAGGTTCCGCCGCATAGCTGGCGACTTCCAGCTCATAATGATATCTGCTACTATAGGTGAGCCAACGATAGCAGCACGAGCATTTACCGGTAGCTCCCGCAGACCATTAACCGTTGTCTCGGTCGAAAAGCGGAAGCCAATAGAGATAGTTGTGGACTATGTAGAGGCGCCGAGCACTAAATTCTGGAGAGCAGCTGCAGAAAAGCTTGTAAAGCACATGGAGCCCTTAACACTTGTGTTCGTGAACTCTAAGCATGCTGCCGAGAAGCTTCACGGCGAAATAGAGAGGATGGGTGTTGAAGGAGTAGTTGTTCACCATGCCTCAATACATGGAGAGGAGAGGCGCCGCATAGAGAAGATGGCGAAGGAAGGAAAGCTAAACATGATAATAGCAACGAAGACTCTAGAGCTAGGCATCGACATAGGTAGTATTAGGAAGGTCATACTCTTCCGTCCAGCTGGCAGTGTATCCTCCCTCCTACAGAGGCTCGGCAGGAGCGGCCACACGATAGCTGGCAAGATAAGCGGGATAGTCCTAGCTACGGATCCGCTGGAACTCCTCGAGGCAATAGCGGAGGCTAGACTAGCAGCTAAGGGTAAAGTTGAGGTGCCAGAGCTTCCAGTTAAACCTCTCGATATGGTTGCTAGAGCTATACTCGGCATGGCGTTATCCGGCGAATATACAGTAAATGACATGTACGATATACTATCCAAGGTCTACTACTTCCGGGGCCTAACTAGGAGTGAGTTTGACGAACTCATAGACTATCTCAAGAATGCAAAAATGATAAAGATTAACAACGACGGGAAAGTGTCGTGCGGCCCACAGTTCTACAAGATATGGAGATTCGACGCTGGTGATAGCAAGTATAGCTGGTGGGTGCAAAACTTCTCACAGTTCTTCACGACTATAGGTGAACGGCGCGCCTACACCGTCCGAACAGTTGACGGCAGGGTTGTAGGTGAGCTTGACACAGATTTTGTTGTAAAGGTTCTACGTGTAGGCCACGTTATAAGGCTTGGCGGTAGGAACTGGCAGGTTATAGGAATAGACGAGCACAATGGAAAGGTGGTCGTAGCTGAGACAGAGCAGTCTATAACAGCTATACCATTCTGGAAGGGTAAGGGGCCAGAACTATCGAGGCTCGTCATAGCCGAGCTCGAGAAGGTCATACAAGAAACGCATCGTGGTCAGCTCAACATCCCATCTTCAGTCAAGCTCACTGAGTCTGCTGCAGCAGTACTAAACGGTATCATAGGCGAGGTGCGGAAGTACCGCTACCCAGCCCCGGCGAGGAATAAGGTAATCGTTGAGAAGCTTGCAGACGAGGACGTCTATGTCGTGTTAGCACCGGAGCGTGTGGTAAGGACTCTTGCCTACTTGGTAATGCTTGAGGCCTACCGGTCTAGTAGCGATGTATACGTGAAACTTAACCACTACGGCTTTGCGGTACCCTCTCACTCAATAGCGTTTAATCCGCTAAAATTCTTGGTTAGCCTTACACGCGAAGAGTTCGAAGAAAGGCTAAGGGAGGCAGTTACGCGGTCACCATACTTTGCGGAGGAAGCACACAATATACAGCTCGTATTCGGCGTAACTAGGAAGATAAAAAGGAGTGATGGCGTGGCCTTTGAGGAGATTGCAAGGCAGACGCTTCAAAATTACTTTGACCCCGAAGCTGCATGGGAGCTAATACAAGGTATACGTGAGGGCAGGATAAAGATCGTTTTCAACCAGAGTAGAACCAGCATGTATGCCAGGAGTGTAGTTGAAGAGGTTCCCGAGAAACCCTGGGTAGGCGATGTCGGAGAGTTGATAGCAGAGACGCTAGAAGGCATGGCGTTTACGGTTGAAGAGCTTGCAGATGCTATAGGTGTGCCGCCAGAGATAGTTGAATCCAAGCTACGAGACCTCGGCAAGCCTGGCGCTGATAACCGTGTATTCTACTTCATAGATGTTGATACTGGCGAGATTAGATGGGGCCTAGTAAGGGATGCAGCGGGCATAGCTGTTTCAGAGGAGTTCTCGTCATCGTTCACGCCGTTACAACAGGATGGGCTATACCTGGTGCTCGTTAAGAGTGAGAATGGAACACTGATACATGCCATAGTCCGCGTAGCAGAGTTCGTGAGGAACCCCGAGAAGCTCCTAGAACAAATACCATTCCATGAGATTCACGAGGTGAAGGTTGTACCGCTAACCGGTTACTATGAGGGGCAAGCGCCTAGGTACCAGCAAGTGCCGAGAGAGATAGTGCCATATCTAGTACTCAACGCTATAGCATTCATACAGAAAATGCAGATGAGCAACCCGCTGATATAACACCATATGGGCGATGAAGACCGCCACGCGCCTGAACTCATGATGAGGGTCCGTGTTTCAGAGCCCCCAACACCTTTACGGCTGGGCGTGATGAACTCTCGTCTCCCGAGCAAGTGCTATGAGGATGTTATCCCCGGCTGACCCTTAGCAGGGTTGCTGGAGTGGTGGCAGCGTCTTGGCCAGGCTCTATACGTACCTAACCGTGACGCTGAGTTTAAAGCCGCAAAAGTCATTGCCACAGCTGATAAGCCTTGTGGAGATGTCACATCCCTCACTAGAACTTGTGGACTTCAACGAGGAGACACGCCGCGTCGTCATACGTGCTAGGGCTTCTGAGGCACCCTTCCTCGAGAAGCTCCTCAGGGACTATGCCTCCTCCGCCTCAATAGAGGTTAAGGCTTCCCTCCGTACAAAGATAGATGTCAAGAAGCTGCGTAGCATCGGGGTACGCTACATAGCCTATGGCGGCAGAATTCTCTTCTACACGCGGTGCAGGGATGACGCGGTTTTCGGTGAGGCAAGGGGTAGAGAGATATTGCTAAAGTACTGTAGGTGGGCTAGCAGTGTGGATCCAGCAGCTCTTCCCCCAGCACTCTGTAGTTTCTCCCAGATAGAGGGTCTAGTCGAACTCGTATCCAGCGCTAGACGGTGTTTCGGGGAGCTGCTTAGAACTCTGGGGCTGGCCTAGAAGGTTTTGTTAGGTGTTGCTTGAAGCGTATGTTTTAAAGCACTTTATGCGAGATAGGCAGCGCGGAAGGGGGAGGTGTAGGGCTTGGCTGTGGAGGAGAATGTTGTCGTTATTGGTAAGAAGCCTGTCACAGACTACGTTCTCGCAGCGATACTTTTGTTCAACGAGGGCTATGATGAAGTAATCATTAAGGGTCAGGGCAACAATGTGAGCAAGGCGGTTGATGTGTATAATGCATTAGCAAATAGGCTTCAAGATGGTATAGAGCTTGTAGATGTTAAGATCGATAGTGTTGAGCGTGGTAGGAGACTCGTACCAGTTATAGAGATAAAGGTTCGAAGAAAGATAGTTTAAAGATGTGCTAGGGCCACCAAGACTTCTTCCAAGCTTCACTCTATACTCCTGGACGACCTAGCTACGCCTCTAGTTGCCTCTCCGCCACACACATATAACTCCATATCCTCAGCTAGCTAGTGCTAGAGAAGACTAAATTGTTGGCTAACTTCTCGGCGAGGCGTCCTGCCTTGGCTGGTGAGGCTGCAATACCGAGCGTGGCTTGGAACGAGCAGGTGGGGCTGCTTGCGCGTATAGTTGTTGCACTTTTCGCGGGTATGCTGGTTGGTATTGAGCGTGAGAAGGCTAGGACTGTAGCGTTAAGGAGTAGGAGGAGGACGGATGTTGAGGAGATAGTTATTAAGGAGGTTCCTGGGCTTAGGACCTTCAGTCTTGTAGCGGTTTTCGGCTCAATACTTGGGATACTATGGAGTGGTGGCTACATAGATTCGGCACAGACAGCTGTTCTACTAGGCGTATTTGGCATTATTGTTGCCGTCTTTGCTACACATAGGCTCCTAGTAATGAGGTCTACTGGTATAACCACGATAATCGTATTGTTAGTAGACTTCGGCATAGGTCTCCTAGCAGGTCTAGGTCTTATACTAGTAGCTGTGAGCGTAGCCGTCCTCTCAACATTCATGCTGGCTATAAAGCTGCCGGCGGAGCGTATAGTGGGCCGCATAAGGTACGAGGAATTCCTCTGGGCATTGGAGCTTGGTGTTATACTGATAGTTGTTGGTCCATTCTTCCTCGGGCTCCCAGCGTCATTCTATGGTGTTAGTCTTCGCAGCCTCTACCTCTTCTTCGCACTGGTACTGGCGACGTCCTATCTGGGCTATGTTATGGCTCGGCTTAAGGGTGGCGAAGGGATAGCGTATACAGCCTTCTTTGGTGGCCTAGCTAACAGTGAGGCTACCCTTGTAGGCTTGCTTTCAATACTTGATCAAACGCTTCGGAGGCTGCTAGCATTTGATGTTACAGTATTGTCGAATACAGCTATGATACTAAGGAACACGGTTATAGCAGCAGTGATGACCTATGTGTCGGGTTATGTAGATTATGAGGTCGTAATACTAGTCCCTCTTCTAGCTTCTACAGCCCTAGCACTATTGCCTGCAGTACTTTCCTGGCGCAGGGCGCCCCAGCGCATAGCGGGGATCGAGTCTCTACGCATAGAGAACCCGCTGCGTTTAAGCACTGCAGCTAGAATGACGCTTCTCTATGTAGCTATAGCCTTTACGGCCAATGTTGTCCGCAGAACTGGTATCCTCGGCTTAATATCGGTAGCTGCTGCTGGCGGCTTCGTTTCAAGCGGGGCGACAATAATTGCGCTCTTCTCCGTAGATGGTATTGATCCGGCACTACTCCCGGCACTGGTCCTCATAGCCGTTGTCATGGGTGTCTTAAACAAGCCCGTCTACGTCTACATAGCTGGCTGGAAGAGCCGAGAGGTACTAGCAAAGGTTGGGGGGGCAACGCTACTGCAAGCAGTCCTTATGGTTCCAGGGCTACTCATAACCCTGCTACTCTAGCTCATCGGGATATTGGCTATAATGTGAAGCTAAACTTCTGGAACAATGCTGCGTACCCCGCATCAACTAGAACGGTTAGTACGCGGACGCCGGCAGAGTATAGGCCTGCAACAGCATATGCTGGCGCATCGGTTACATCGACTACGCGTGCCGAGAAGCCGCGTGTAATTCTCGCTACTCTCCTTACAACCTCCTTAACGTGTAGCCTTGTACTCGGCTGTAGGGGTACACGGTATACATCTACAATCCTCTCCGCGGCAAGGACTTCGAGGAGTGTGTTAAGAGGCCCCCACCCCTCTACGGGCTCAGAGGACGCAATAACCCTGATCCTGCGTGCACCTTTAACCCTGGAATAGGCTATCGCTGCTAGCACGGGCTCCACGGCTGTCCGAGCGATGACAGTGTCAGGCACAGCGTCGCCTCCTACCCTCTGAGCTATCGCTTCAAAGGCCTCGTCAAGCGACTCCAGCACTGTTTCGATGAGCTGCCTCCTAACATCCTCCCTTCCCGATGCCAGTGCCAGCCTGAAGAGGTCACCTACGCCGAGCCCGGGCTGCAAACCCCTCTACACCTCACAAGCAACCCTTGCGGTTACTATGCCGCTGCTAGCCTCTATAACGCTGTAGCAGCTTGGCCTTGTAGCCAGAGAGCCGGGGCAAACATGCAGTATTCCGTCAATGTAGAATGTGCCGGGACACATGCATTCCCCAATAACCACCGCTAGGGGCTTGTACTGGTAGAGCTTGTGGAGCTCAAGGAGTCCCCTCCTTGCTCCCGGCAGCGTAGAATAATCCATAACCATGTATGGTGGGTAGTAGGTTGCAAGTATGAAGCTTCTGGGCTTAACCTCCCCTAGCTCTCTTAAAAGCGAGTAGATATTGGCTACGGGCTCTCTCCCACCGATACCGCCAAAGTAGAGCCCGTCAATGTACGCCAGGTGGCCCTCTACGAGGTAACCAATCGAGTCTATAACTCTTGCAATATGATGGTCATCGCTTCTCCCAGCTACTCCTACGACAACCTTACACAGAGCCGCAGCCTCTTCGAGAACCCTCGCAGAGCCCACATCGCCGAGAATCAGCAGAACGTCGCAATCCCTGAAGATACTCTTCCAGCTTGCTCTATCAAGGCCGCGTACAGCTATTATCCGCATATACGGGCCCTCGGCGCTACAATGCGTCTACATCCAAGTGTTCAGGTCCGCCCATCGCTCCTCACGGGGCCGCCACTCTCCTACATACCCGGCTACAACAGCTATTATAGCTGCTGCCCGCAGCCTCCAACTCCGGGGGAGGAGTGGGGCCGATGAAGCACTATGGTAGCGGGTATGGGGAGGCCAGCCGTTGACCGGCACGCCGGCCCCCGAGGCCCTAGCAGGTAACCTCATCTATTTCCATTCCGTGGTTCTTGTTTATCTCGTGTTGGAGCAGGTAGAGCAGATCGCTGAGCCTATTGAGGAGACGGGCTGGAAGCTCCACTTGGCCCTGCGGGAGCCCTACCTCCCATACACAGCGCCAGAATGCTCTCTCAGCCCGCCTTGTAACAGCCCTTGCAAGTGATACGGCAGCAGCTGCTGGGTGGCCCCCATTCAGTTTGAACGTTGGCTCAAGGTTCTGGGAGAGCTTCTCCACCAGGCTTTCAACCCACTTGAGGTCTTCGGGGCCTAGACAGGTGCGGCCATTAATGGTGAAGCCTATACGGAAGAGTAGTTGCTGAACCTTCTTTAGTATGATGGCTATGTGTCTATTCCTCTTGTCGAGCCACTCTAGAATGCTCATTGCCAGTCCTATAGCTGCTTCAGCCTCGTCGAGGGTGCCGACAAATTCTACACAAGGGTGAGACTTGGGAACCCAGCCAGCGCAGGGTACGAATGTGTAGCCGCTATCACCGAGGCCGGTGGAGAGTTTTAGCCCTAGTCTTTGCTCTACTGGCACAACCACCGCCGTTAAAGCATTGGCCTACACGGTGGTTTTACGGGGTTTAGGGTACATCGCTGTTATTTGGTGCCAGAGGTTTTGCAACTATTTAACACTTAGTATCTAACGGTTTTCAATATGTTTAAAGGGATGTTTGGCTGCGTTGGTACATGGAAGTAACGGCCAACTTTCGATGAAGGTGTAGCTCGGCTTGCCTCTAAGCGAGGTTAACTTGTTAATAGGTGGTCCTCAAGGCTTGGGCATAGAGACTACAGCATATGTGTTGACAACGGCGTTTACCGTTGCGGGCTACGGTGTTCTCTCTGAGAGGGAGTACCACTCAAACATTATTGGCAGGCATAGTTACATAATTATGAGGATTTCATCCCGGGACATACCCAGAGCTCTCACCTACCCGATAGATATTGTAGCGGCTATCGATGCTGAAACAGTGTTTACGCATTTCGAGGACGTTAAGCAGGGGGTGTATTCATCTACGACAAGAACACTGAGAACGTGGAGCTAGAGACCATAGTCTCCATGGACTCGGCTAGAAAGGAGAGGCTGATAAAATACCTTGACAGTCTAGGTGTAGGTCACACGGTAGGCGATGTAGTTAAGCTCCTCGAGAACCGTGGTGTAAAGACAGTGGGCATAGACTATAGGCAGCTTACGGGCGAGCTTGCAGAGAAGTTTGGCGTGCCGAGAAGAATGCTGCAGAGGTTTACAAACTCCATACTTGCGGGTGCTGTAGCTGCGCTAACCGGTCTTGACCTTGAAGCTATTCGTGAAGGCTTTATGAAGAGGTTTCGGGGAAGAGAGCACATAGTCGAGCCTAACATGTACATAGTCTCGAGGGCTAAGGAGGTAGTTGAGGCCCTCGTTGGCAGGATATTTGAGCTCGAGGAGAGCAGGCTACCCTATGACGAGCTGCTGATAGTTAGCGGTAACGAAATAGTAGCAATGGCAAAGGTTGTTAGTGGCGTACGTTTTCAGTCCTACTACCCAATAACTCCTGCTCAGGATGAGAGCTTCTTCCTCGAGAACTATGAGGTGCTGGACGACGGGTCAAAGAAGCTCGGAACAATAGTGGTATTCCAGACCGAGGATGAGATAGCGGCAATAGCAGCAGCTATTGGTGCAGCACTAACCGGTGTAAGAGCCTCAACAGCTACTAGCGGACCCGGTTTTGACCTTATGGCCGAGGGGCTCTCTTGTGCCGGCATGTGCGAGGCACCTGTAGTGATTACGTTCTACCAGCGTGGCGGTCCGTCGACGGGTATGCCTACCAGAGGCTCGCAGAGCGATCTCATGGATGCCCTATTCGCTGGGCACGGCGAGTTTCCAAGGATCGTAATAGCGTCCGGCGATCACCTTGAAGCATTCTATGACACGTTGAAAGCATTCAACCTAGCCGAGAAGTACCAGGTGCCGGTCATACACCTTCTCGACAAGTTCATAGCAAACAATGTTGCGGTAGTACCTGTGCCACAGATAGAAAAGCTGCGTATAGACCGTGGAAAGCTTGTGTTCTGCTGGGAAGGTAATGGGTACAAGAGGTTCAACCTTAGTGAGGGCCTAATCTCGACAAGGGTGCCCTTCGGTGGTGCAGTAATGTGGTATACTAGCGACGAACACAACGAGGAGGGCCACATAACTGAGGATCCCGAGCTAAGGATAGCGATGGAGACTAGACGTAATGCCAGGCTCGAGCTGATGGATAGGGAGATACCGGAGGATGGTGAGAGAGCAATACTCTACGGTGGCGAGGATGCTGACTACCTGCTTGTCGGCTGGGGCTCAGTTAAGGGCACTGCTATGGAGACCGTGGATATTCTGCGGCGGGAAGGGCTACGGGTGTCCTACCTGCACATAAGGTACTTCCAGCCATTTCCGTCAAGGTATGTGTCGAAGCTGCTTAGCAGCATAGGCGCCGACAACGCGATCCTAGTTGAGCACAGCTACCATGGCCTCGCAGGCAAAGTTATAGCTATGAATACTGGGCATGTTATTCGCAAGCGTATAGTCAAGTTTACCGGTCGCCCGATCTATGTTCACGAGCTTGTCCAGGCTGTAAGGGATGTTGTTAGTGGGAAGAGTGAGAGGGTGGTGTTGAAGTATGGCGCGTAGGCCAGAGGAGTACCGGACTAGCCTCTGGATAGACTGGTGCCCAGGCTGCGGCAATTATGGTATAGTTACAGCGCTAACACAAGCCCTGGCGGAGCTAGAGCTTGACCCGAGGAAGACCGTGATAGTATCTGGTATTGGATGCTCTGGCAAGACGCCACACTATATAAATGCTAATGGGTTTCACACGCTTCATGGTAGAGCAATACCATTCGCTACTGGTATAAAGCTTGCAAACCCAAAGCTAACAGTAATAGTGCACGGTGGCGACGGTGACCTCATCGGTATTGGTGCTGGCCACTTTGTAGCCCTGGGTAGAAGGAACATAGATATAACCGTCATAATGCATAACAACCAGGTCTATGGCCTTACTAAGGGTCAGGCATCACCGACACTGCCGCGCGGTATTAAGACCAAGGCGTTGCTAAAGCCGAACATACAGGACATGCTTAACCCAATAGCGCTAGCACTAGCTGCAGGCTATACATTTGTAGCACGATCCTATGCCATGGATATACAGCATTTGAAGGAGATGATTAAGAAGGCTATAAGGCATCGCGGAGCAGCGTTTATCGATGTGCTACAGCCATGTGTAACCTACAACGATGTTTACACGGTACAGTTCTATCGCAAGGCACTATACAAGCTTGAGGATGACCCGTCCTGGGATCCAGTGGTTAGAAGTCCCGAGGAGGAGGCTGAGAAGAAGGCAAGGGCATTCCTCAAAGCGATGGAGTGGGGTGACCGGATACCCATAGGCGTGTTCTACCAGAACCCGCTGGTGCCAAGCTTTGAGGACCGTCTAGCGGAGAGACTGGGCAAGGAGTATCTCGAAAACCCGCCAGCACTACAATCCATAGCTGACGGTGAGGGCAGGCCCATAGTATCGACAGAGGCCTTCAAGAAGATATTTGCACAGTCCATAGTTAGGGTGCGGAAGCGCGGCAAGCAGCAAGGCTAGCTTTTTATCACTATAGTGGGCTGTATGTCGTGTCCTCTCTAACCATAGTTTTGTTTTATTGGCGTGTGCTGCAGAGATACCATGTGGAAACCCTTTAGCCCCTCTACCCGGAATCCCAGTAAGCATATGGGGCTCCTCCTAGAGCCACCCATGAGTCCTCGGTATGCCGGGGGGCGCAGCTACCCTTGGAGGCTGAGACTGAGGTTACGAGTAAGCGGCAGGGCTTAGGGTTTATTGTTAGACGTGCCAGACCTGAGGATCTGCCGAAGGTTATAATGATAAACAAGGTTACATTGCCAG
This DNA window, taken from Hyperthermus butylicus DSM 5456, encodes the following:
- a CDS encoding HIT family protein produces the protein MPVLFAPWRFKYIKSTVEAEKQVCIFCEAPRKPDDESLILYRGKHSYVIMNLYPYNTGHVMVVPYRHVANIEDLSDEELLEMARLVKLSIKAIREVYRPHGFNIGINIGRVAGAGVDKHVHIHIVPRWNGDTNFMPIIAGVKVVSQDVKESYKMLKPAFNRAAHELESWKDPSQHHQDKA
- a CDS encoding MgtC/SapB family protein — protein: MAGEAAIPSVAWNEQVGLLARIVVALFAGMLVGIEREKARTVALRSRRRTDVEEIVIKEVPGLRTFSLVAVFGSILGILWSGGYIDSAQTAVLLGVFGIIVAVFATHRLLVMRSTGITTIIVLLVDFGIGLLAGLGLILVAVSVAVLSTFMLAIKLPAERIVGRIRYEEFLWALELGVILIVVGPFFLGLPASFYGVSLRSLYLFFALVLATSYLGYVMARLKGGEGIAYTAFFGGLANSEATLVGLLSILDQTLRRLLAFDVTVLSNTAMILRNTVIAAVMTYVSGYVDYEVVILVPLLASTALALLPAVLSWRRAPQRIAGIESLRIENPLRLSTAARMTLLYVAIAFTANVVRRTGILGLISVAAAGGFVSSGATIIALFSVDGIDPALLPALVLIAVVMGVLNKPVYVYIAGWKSREVLAKVGGATLLQAVLMVPGLLITLLL
- a CDS encoding ATP:cob(I)alamin adenosyltransferase; its protein translation is MVVPVEQRLGLKLSTGLGDSGYTFVPCAGWVPKSHPCVEFVGTLDEAEAAIGLAMSILEWLDKRNRHIAIILKKVQQLLFRIGFTINGRTCLGPEDLKWVESLVEKLSQNLEPTFKLNGGHPAAAAVSLARAVTRRAERAFWRCVWEVGLPQGQVELPARLLNRLSDLLYLLQHEINKNHGMEIDEVTC
- a CDS encoding 2-oxoacid:ferredoxin oxidoreductase subunit beta, producing MARRPEEYRTSLWIDWCPGCGNYGIVTALTQALAELELDPRKTVIVSGIGCSGKTPHYINANGFHTLHGRAIPFATGIKLANPKLTVIVHGGDGDLIGIGAGHFVALGRRNIDITVIMHNNQVYGLTKGQASPTLPRGIKTKALLKPNIQDMLNPIALALAAGYTFVARSYAMDIQHLKEMIKKAIRHRGAAFIDVLQPCVTYNDVYTVQFYRKALYKLEDDPSWDPVVRSPEEEAEKKARAFLKAMEWGDRIPIGVFYQNPLVPSFEDRLAERLGKEYLENPPALQSIADGEGRPIVSTEAFKKIFAQSIVRVRKRGKQQG
- a CDS encoding DEAD/DEAH box helicase, which codes for MQSRLEFEGAMSLLHEKVRELIRLRGWRELTEIQEKAIKPILEGHNVFIVAPTGYGKTEAALLPILSRMLEERVEPVALLYITPLRALINDIYERISWWASRFGFIVARKHGDVPHSERTRRLRHAPHILVTTPESLEIDLDWAPKFRQYYRNLRWVIVDEVHEIVSNKRGVQLAVLLERFRRIAGDFQLIMISATIGEPTIAARAFTGSSRRPLTVVSVEKRKPIEIVVDYVEAPSTKFWRAAAEKLVKHMEPLTLVFVNSKHAAEKLHGEIERMGVEGVVVHHASIHGEERRRIEKMAKEGKLNMIIATKTLELGIDIGSIRKVILFRPAGSVSSLLQRLGRSGHTIAGKISGIVLATDPLELLEAIAEARLAAKGKVEVPELPVKPLDMVARAILGMALSGEYTVNDMYDILSKVYYFRGLTRSEFDELIDYLKNAKMIKINNDGKVSCGPQFYKIWRFDAGDSKYSWWVQNFSQFFTTIGERRAYTVRTVDGRVVGELDTDFVVKVLRVGHVIRLGGRNWQVIGIDEHNGKVVVAETEQSITAIPFWKGKGPELSRLVIAELEKVIQETHRGQLNIPSSVKLTESAAAVLNGIIGEVRKYRYPAPARNKVIVEKLADEDVYVVLAPERVVRTLAYLVMLEAYRSSSDVYVKLNHYGFAVPSHSIAFNPLKFLVSLTREEFEERLREAVTRSPYFAEEAHNIQLVFGVTRKIKRSDGVAFEEIARQTLQNYFDPEAAWELIQGIREGRIKIVFNQSRTSMYARSVVEEVPEKPWVGDVGELIAETLEGMAFTVEELADAIGVPPEIVESKLRDLGKPGADNRVFYFIDVDTGEIRWGLVRDAAGIAVSEEFSSSFTPLQQDGLYLVLVKSENGTLIHAIVRVAEFVRNPEKLLEQIPFHEIHEVKVVPLTGYYEGQAPRYQQVPREIVPYLVLNAIAFIQKMQMSNPLI
- a CDS encoding metallophosphoesterase family protein, giving the protein MRIIAVRGLDRASWKSIFRDCDVLLILGDVGSARVLEEAAALCKVVVGVAGRSDDHHIARVIDSIGYLVEGHLAYIDGLYFGGIGGREPVANIYSLLRELGEVKPRSFILATYYPPYMVMDYSTLPGARRGLLELHKLYQYKPLAVVIGECMCPGTFYIDGILHVCPGSLATRPSCYSVIEASSGIVTARVACEV
- a CDS encoding DNA-binding protein codes for the protein MEENVVVIGKKPVTDYVLAAILLFNEGYDEVIIKGQGNNVSKAVDVYNALANRLQDGIELVDVKIDSVERGRRLVPVIEIKVRRKIV